One part of the Chloroflexota bacterium genome encodes these proteins:
- a CDS encoding nucleotide exchange factor GrpE, giving the protein MSQEQTVETPAAGPQSQQADAAEQARADAADYKDRWMRSVAEFSNYRKRTERDWADVRATAGADAIKNLLPVLDDLDRALRAVPAELQSQPWVEGFRLIERKAVGALAQAGVTPIEAIGQMFDPNLHESVAAEPSDQPHGTVLEEFRKGYRINDRVLRPAMVKIAQ; this is encoded by the coding sequence ATGTCACAGGAACAGACCGTCGAAACACCCGCGGCTGGACCGCAGAGCCAGCAAGCAGACGCGGCAGAGCAGGCGCGGGCCGACGCGGCCGACTACAAGGACCGCTGGATGCGCAGCGTGGCGGAGTTCTCAAACTATCGCAAGCGCACCGAGCGTGATTGGGCCGACGTGCGCGCCACGGCCGGCGCCGATGCAATTAAGAACCTGCTGCCCGTGCTGGACGATCTCGACCGCGCTCTTAGGGCGGTGCCCGCGGAGTTGCAGTCGCAGCCGTGGGTGGAGGGCTTCCGGTTGATCGAGCGCAAGGCCGTGGGTGCACTGGCGCAGGCCGGCGTCACGCCGATTGAGGCGATCGGACAGATGTTCGACCCGAACCTGCACGAGAGCGTGGCCGCCGAGCCAAGCGACCAACCGCACGGCACCGTGCTGGAAGAGTTCCGCAAAGGTTATCGCATCAATGACCGCGTATTGCGCCCGGCCATGGTAAAGATCGCGCAATAA